One Triticum dicoccoides isolate Atlit2015 ecotype Zavitan chromosome 5B, WEW_v2.0, whole genome shotgun sequence genomic window carries:
- the LOC119307746 gene encoding uncharacterized protein LOC119307746 has protein sequence MEDYVHEYYSVSRFRAAYEGVIEPLTDKNQWPHVDTGFVLRPPIPIGKKKGAGRTRKQRIKSWWEGGSSKGSLNKCKKCGEIGHREAGCPQNGTKKRKSRGEKNPSPWFDVSVSNAVPSTPTKSKNDATCSSPGAVTRSQAAAQASPGPVTRSQAATPPPKPPAKGKKKKMTPKKKKLSDL, from the exons ATGGAGGACTATGTACATGAGTACTACTCAGTTAGCAGATTTAGGGCAGCATATGAAGGTGTAATTGAACCCCTTACGGACAAGAATCAATGGCCACACGTGGACACAGGCTTTGTGTTGCGTCCACCAATTCCAAtaggcaagaagaaaggtgctggAAGAACAAGAAAACAGAGGATAAAGAGTTGGTGGGAAGGTGGATCAAGTAAAGGATCCTTGAACAAATGCAAAAAATGTGGGGAGATAGGACATAGAGAAGCTGGTTGTCCTCAAAATGgaacaaagaaaag AAAAAGTAGGGGGGAAAAGAATCCATCTCCATGGTTTGATGTTTCCGTTAGCAATGCCGTTCCATCTACACCAACCAAGAGCAAGAATGATGCCACTTGTAGCAGTCCTGGAGCTGTCACAAGAAGCCAAGCTGCAGCTCAAGCTAGTCCTGGACCTGTCACAAGGAGCCAAGCTGCTACCCCACCACCAAAACCTCCagcaaaaggaaagaagaagaaaatgacacCTAAGAAGAAGAAATTAAGCGACCTGTGA